From Lacerta agilis isolate rLacAgi1 chromosome Z, rLacAgi1.pri, whole genome shotgun sequence, the proteins below share one genomic window:
- the MRRF gene encoding ribosome-recycling factor, mitochondrial produces MAGPLRCLWQLPPLLRYSTLGTARPSLQAPLRGLLLHGCLDNWAHTQMMQARHLATKKAKAKGKGQTRVNINSSLVEEIIGLEEVNEKMRSVVKTLQEDFSKNLSIRTSPGALDHITVATKDGKFPLSQLGQISLKSPQLILVNMSSFPESAAAAIKAIRESGMNLNPEADGLIIRVPVPMVTREHRENLVTVAKQLTNRAKESLRSVRAKAISQTRKAKSSVSEDTIRLIEKQIQQMSEDTVAEMEKLLAAKTKELLG; encoded by the exons ATGGCTGGGCCTCTGAGATGCCTCTGGCAGTTGCCTCCCCTGCTGCGTTACTCCACTTTGGGGACTGCAAGGCCATCCCTGCAGGCCCCTCTGAGGGGCCTTTTGCTGCATGGCTGCCTGGATAACTGGGCCCACACTCAGATGATGCAGGCCAGGCACCTCGCTACCAAGAAAGCCAAAG CTAAAGGGAAAGGCCAGACTCGTGTGAACATCAACAGTTCTCTTGTTGAGGAGATCATTGGCTTGGAAGAGGTGAATGAGAAAATGCGTTCTGTGGTCAAAACCCTGCAGGAGGATTTCAGCAAAAACTTGAGCATCCGCACCTCGCCAG GGGCTCTGGACCACATCACTGTTGCAACCAAGGATGGGAAGTTTCCATTAAGCCAGCTTGGGCAGATCTCCCTGAAATCCCCGCAGCTCATCCTTGTCAACATGAGCAGCTTCCCAGAG AGCGCAGCTGCAGCTATCAAGGCGATACGAGAGAGCGGCATGAACCTGAACCCGGAAGCGGATGGCCTGATCATTCGCGTGCCAGTTCCCAT GGTCACCCGCGAGCACAGAGAGAACCTGGTCACTGTGGCAAAGCAGCTGACAAACAGAGCGAAGGAATCCCTGCGGAGCGTTCGCGCCAAGGCCATCAGCCAGACCAGGAAGGCCAAAAGCTCCGTGTCAGAGGATACCATCCGGTTGATAGAGAAACAG
- the RBM18 gene encoding probable RNA-binding protein 18, protein MTSTERRDVSRRGPVTPQLEREGSGEEERRAEGMPVRMATAVPPTQSLRLENASILSEGALQDGHRLWIGNLDPKITEYHLLKLLQKFGKVKQFDFLFHKSGVLEGQPRGYCFVNFETKQEAEQAIQSLNGKLALSKKLVVRWAHAQVKRYDQNKNEKILPISLEPSSSSEPTQSNLSVSTKIKAIEAKLKMMAENPDAEFPPAAPYSYFKPPDKKRIAPYSKAAWKSKR, encoded by the exons ATGACGTCGACGGAGCGTCGTGACGTTTCTCGGCGCGGACCGGTGACGCCGCAGCTGGAGCGCGAGGGGAGCGGAGAGGAGGAGAGGCGCGCTGAGGGGATGCCG GTGCGGATGGCGACCGCAGTGCCTCCCACGCAGAGCCTGCGCTTGGAGAATGCGTCTATCCTGTCCGAAGGAGCCCTGCAGGATGGACATCGCTTGTGGATCGGAAACCTCGACCCCAAGATTACAGA gtacCACCTTCTCAAGCTCCTTCAGAAGTTTGGCAAGGTGAAGCAGTTTGACTTCCTTTTCCACAAGTCTGGCGTGTTGGAAGGGCAGCCCAGAGGCTACTGCTTTGTGAACTTTGAAACCAAGCAG GAAGCTGAGCAGGCGATCCAGTCCCTCAATGGCAAGCTAGCCCTCTCCAAAAAGCTGGTGGTGCGGTGGGCTCACGCCCAGGTCAAG AGATATGATCAGAACAAGAATGAAAAGATACTTCCCATCAGCCTGGAACCCTCATCTAGCTCAGAGCCAACCCAGTCTAATCTGAG TGTCAGCACGAAGATCAAAGCCATCGAGGCCAAGCTGAAGATGATGGCAGAGAACCCAGATGCAGAGTTCCCACCGGCAGCACCATATTCCTACTTTAAGCCACCAGACAAAAAACGGATTGCCCCATACTCCAAAGCGGCCTGGAAGTCAAAGAGATGA